From a region of the Rhodococcus sp. 4CII genome:
- a CDS encoding VOC family protein, which produces MTELDHVVRGVDHAAFPTFDPAATIAFYRDVLGFPVVHATCALGWGPSAHPDFVHFFFDIGSGDRLAFFYYFGLEKPEAVEPVDAAKADLLARARHLAIHVDTEDHLREYRSRLDASDYKCELQVRHETVESIYVTDPNGYLIEITRPLRALTPEDDVDARISAEALLQVSQEDSPSLQKFYARKAVLIAEQFADDAPEVTFA; this is translated from the coding sequence ATGACTGAGCTAGACCACGTCGTCCGCGGCGTCGACCACGCAGCATTTCCCACGTTCGATCCGGCAGCCACGATCGCGTTCTATAGGGACGTGCTCGGGTTCCCGGTCGTGCACGCCACGTGTGCGCTGGGCTGGGGCCCGTCCGCGCATCCGGACTTCGTGCACTTCTTCTTCGACATCGGCAGCGGAGACCGCTTGGCGTTCTTCTACTACTTCGGGCTCGAAAAGCCCGAAGCGGTCGAGCCCGTCGACGCAGCGAAGGCTGATCTGCTGGCTCGCGCCCGGCATCTAGCCATCCACGTTGATACCGAGGACCACCTCCGGGAGTACCGCAGCAGGCTCGACGCGAGCGACTACAAGTGCGAGCTGCAGGTCCGGCACGAGACGGTCGAATCGATCTACGTCACTGACCCCAACGGCTACTTGATCGAGATCACCAGGCCCCTGCGCGCCCTCACCCCCGAAGACGATGTCGACGCTCGCATCAGTGCCGAAGCGCTTCTGCAGGTCTCCCAGGAGGACTCACCGTCACTGCAGAAGTTCTACGCGCGCAAGGCGGTTCTCATTGCCGAGCAGTTTGCGGACGATGCTCCCGAGGTGACGTTCGCATGA
- a CDS encoding MaoC/PaaZ C-terminal domain-containing protein → MRSDSAASTATLAADDLEIGQRYDLGLFAVTESDIIDFSNHWDPQPFHCDPEVAREGYFGGIIASGVHTFAIFQRLAASAIYSSWAVIAGRRISDIELPRPVRGGMELHGSVTVVDIRHDKPGRSLVCIAGQLTAGEETVFSLRCEMYVRNTAS, encoded by the coding sequence ATGCGATCCGACAGCGCAGCAAGTACTGCCACCCTCGCCGCGGACGATCTCGAGATCGGCCAGAGATACGATCTCGGGTTGTTTGCGGTGACGGAGTCCGACATCATCGACTTCTCCAACCACTGGGATCCGCAACCTTTCCACTGCGATCCCGAGGTAGCTCGCGAGGGGTACTTCGGTGGAATCATCGCCAGCGGAGTACACACATTCGCCATCTTCCAGCGGTTGGCCGCGAGCGCGATCTACTCCTCGTGGGCCGTCATCGCTGGCCGGCGCATCTCCGACATCGAACTGCCCCGCCCAGTCCGCGGCGGCATGGAACTGCACGGCTCGGTGACAGTGGTCGACATTCGCCACGACAAGCCAGGTCGATCCCTCGTCTGCATCGCAGGGCAGCTCACCGCGGGCGAGGAGACGGTATTCAGTTTGCGGTGCGAGATGTACGTCAGGAACACGGCGTCATGA
- a CDS encoding (2,3-dihydroxybenzoyl)adenylate synthase yields the protein MSELKLLDEKVVQFPEADKERYRSAGLWGTATLSQEFTATAQRFPERVALIVGEESLTYAELDDRSTVLAAGLNRVGLRPGETVLLQVNNTLSSVVSWYGLLKAGLIPICTLALHRRHEISAIARQTQPALHLVDAKNPNFDLVTFALEMRKELPSVRHVLAIEGAGSSAQDIDSLAEGVDLDQARAVVASIQAEVDPDSVSVLQLSGGTTGVPKVIPRLHAEYWYNARAYAERLGWDEKARVAYIGPVSHNAGIICGIHGPHAVGAAAILGPPALPPVIPMMAKHEVSDIVLGPFAYAVAIDPELTAAKHLRRVVFSGKKVPAEHFAALTNLNIWAGQLFGMGEGLCAVTKLDDSAAVRSVSIGSPISPYDEVRILQPGYEDEVPAGEVGELCARGPYTIRGYFDSPEYNERAFTSDGFYRSGDLASVQIIDGEPNLVVEGRIKDLINRGGEKINAEEVEFLLVSHPSIDEAALVAMPDDRLGERACAFVYSAKGERPTIHDIREYLDSLGVAKYKWPERIEWVDEMPRASQVGKLDKKRLSAIAQHLTPEPVKESATMTNNRQ from the coding sequence ATGTCAGAGCTGAAACTCCTCGACGAGAAGGTCGTCCAGTTTCCGGAAGCGGACAAAGAGCGTTACCGAAGCGCCGGCCTGTGGGGGACTGCGACGCTCTCGCAAGAGTTCACCGCCACCGCCCAGCGATTCCCCGAGCGCGTCGCCCTCATCGTGGGGGAGGAGTCGTTGACCTACGCCGAGCTGGACGACCGCTCGACCGTTCTCGCCGCCGGCCTGAACCGAGTGGGTCTGCGCCCCGGCGAAACGGTCCTCCTCCAGGTCAACAACACGCTGTCCTCGGTGGTGTCCTGGTACGGCCTGCTCAAGGCAGGATTGATCCCGATCTGCACCCTCGCGTTGCACCGCCGTCACGAGATCTCCGCCATCGCCCGGCAGACGCAGCCTGCGCTGCATCTGGTCGACGCAAAGAACCCCAACTTCGATCTCGTGACCTTCGCACTCGAGATGCGGAAGGAACTGCCATCCGTTCGCCACGTCCTCGCGATCGAAGGTGCGGGTTCGTCCGCGCAGGATATCGATTCGCTCGCCGAGGGTGTCGATCTCGATCAGGCCCGCGCAGTGGTGGCGTCCATTCAAGCCGAGGTCGACCCCGATTCGGTATCGGTACTGCAACTCTCCGGCGGCACCACCGGAGTGCCCAAGGTGATTCCGCGCCTGCACGCCGAGTACTGGTACAACGCCCGCGCCTACGCCGAAAGACTCGGCTGGGACGAAAAGGCCCGGGTGGCCTACATCGGGCCGGTCTCGCACAACGCCGGAATCATCTGCGGAATCCACGGGCCGCACGCAGTGGGCGCGGCAGCGATTCTCGGACCTCCCGCCCTGCCTCCGGTCATTCCGATGATGGCCAAGCATGAAGTGTCCGACATCGTGCTCGGCCCCTTCGCCTACGCCGTCGCCATCGATCCGGAACTGACGGCGGCCAAGCATCTGCGCCGCGTGGTCTTCAGCGGCAAGAAGGTACCTGCGGAGCACTTTGCGGCGCTGACGAACCTGAACATCTGGGCAGGTCAGCTCTTCGGGATGGGTGAAGGCCTGTGCGCGGTGACCAAGCTCGACGACTCGGCGGCAGTTCGGTCGGTGTCCATCGGCTCGCCGATCTCCCCGTACGACGAGGTGCGCATTCTGCAGCCCGGCTACGAGGACGAGGTTCCCGCGGGTGAGGTCGGGGAACTGTGCGCTCGCGGGCCTTACACGATCCGCGGATACTTCGACTCGCCCGAGTACAACGAACGCGCCTTCACCAGTGACGGCTTCTACCGCTCGGGTGATCTGGCGTCGGTTCAAATTATCGACGGTGAACCGAATTTGGTCGTCGAGGGCCGCATCAAGGACCTCATCAACCGCGGCGGCGAGAAGATCAACGCCGAAGAAGTCGAATTTCTGCTCGTCTCGCACCCGTCTATCGACGAGGCGGCGCTCGTGGCTATGCCCGACGACCGACTGGGGGAGCGGGCCTGCGCATTCGTGTACTCGGCCAAGGGTGAGCGGCCGACCATTCACGACATTCGCGAATACCTCGACTCGCTCGGCGTGGCGAAGTACAAGTGGCCCGAACGCATCGAGTGGGTCGACGAAATGCCGCGCGCCAGCCAGGTCGGCAAGCTCGACAAGAAGCGTCTGAGCGCGATCGCGCAGCACTTGACCCCGGAACCCGTCAAGGAATCTGCGACTATGACTAATAATAGACAGTAG
- a CDS encoding FAD-dependent monooxygenase, whose translation MSPRTVAVLGGGPGGAYVALLLQMKNPEMTVTLYEEWPAQATFGFGVGLSTSTQQSLGHSDPKTFEMIANSSYQGHGAHLFASTGSVRFGGNSQTAIARADLLEILYTRANEAGVDLRFGERVSIDDLDAEVIIAADGVGSRTRTERSEEFGANVELGRQMYLWCGTDFPLPDALFAPAETEHGLFTTHAYPYREDRSTFLVETDPATWRAAGFDATAETIARGESDQVAIDYLEKTFEEQLQGHPLLGNNTRWTQFRNVKCKTWHHGRIALLGDAAHTAHYSVGSGTKLAMEDAISLSTALTEEASVEDAFVRYETERRPSVERLQYLAERSQFWWESYTRRLDFTPAQMMLSFLTRAGNTSLEAFQSREPDVFRDAMSVHAQRDFDGIDAGTTIAQWVIEQPFSHGTVRTVSRLTDMDNSDWQAGTVEVDIVDPWGAAADALVETVKSRSADGAPLITLTGPPTRPALLERLDIAERIRLELGIPVRVAAPQALTDDLAAGLASFRTDLICFDTRRI comes from the coding sequence ATGAGCCCGCGGACCGTGGCCGTCCTCGGTGGAGGCCCCGGCGGTGCCTACGTAGCGCTCCTACTTCAAATGAAGAACCCGGAGATGACCGTCACTCTCTACGAGGAGTGGCCGGCGCAGGCGACCTTCGGCTTCGGAGTCGGGCTGAGCACGAGTACGCAGCAAAGCCTCGGCCACAGTGACCCGAAGACATTCGAGATGATCGCCAACTCGTCCTACCAGGGCCACGGCGCCCATCTGTTCGCCTCCACCGGATCGGTCCGTTTCGGCGGCAACAGCCAGACTGCTATCGCCCGCGCGGATCTGCTTGAGATTCTCTACACCAGAGCGAACGAAGCCGGAGTCGATCTCCGATTCGGCGAACGTGTGTCGATCGACGACCTCGACGCCGAGGTGATCATCGCAGCCGACGGAGTCGGCAGCCGTACCCGAACGGAACGCAGCGAAGAATTCGGTGCGAACGTCGAACTCGGCCGCCAGATGTACCTGTGGTGCGGAACCGACTTCCCGCTCCCCGACGCCTTGTTCGCGCCCGCAGAGACCGAGCACGGACTGTTCACCACGCACGCATACCCTTACCGCGAGGACCGGAGCACGTTCCTCGTCGAAACCGACCCCGCAACGTGGCGCGCCGCCGGCTTCGACGCCACCGCCGAAACGATCGCACGTGGCGAGTCCGACCAGGTGGCCATCGACTACCTCGAAAAGACATTCGAGGAACAGTTGCAGGGGCATCCGTTGTTGGGCAATAACACCCGATGGACGCAGTTCCGCAACGTCAAGTGCAAGACCTGGCACCACGGGCGAATCGCGCTGCTCGGCGACGCCGCGCACACCGCGCACTACTCGGTTGGATCCGGCACGAAGCTGGCCATGGAAGATGCGATCTCCCTCTCCACGGCCCTCACCGAAGAGGCGAGCGTCGAAGATGCGTTCGTGCGGTACGAGACAGAACGCCGACCCTCCGTCGAGCGACTGCAGTACCTCGCCGAACGCAGCCAGTTCTGGTGGGAGTCCTACACCCGCCGACTGGACTTCACACCAGCACAGATGATGCTCTCGTTCCTCACCCGGGCCGGCAACACCTCCCTCGAGGCATTCCAGTCACGCGAACCCGACGTCTTCCGCGACGCGATGTCGGTACACGCCCAACGCGACTTCGACGGAATTGACGCCGGAACGACCATCGCCCAATGGGTCATTGAACAACCGTTCTCCCACGGCACGGTGCGCACCGTCTCCAGGCTGACCGACATGGACAACTCCGACTGGCAGGCCGGCACCGTCGAGGTCGACATCGTAGATCCCTGGGGCGCGGCCGCAGATGCCCTGGTTGAAACCGTGAAGTCCCGCTCGGCCGACGGGGCGCCCCTGATCACCCTTACCGGCCCGCCGACCCGCCCCGCCCTGCTCGAGCGACTCGACATCGCCGAGCGGATCCGCCTCGAGCTGGGCATCCCCGTTCGTGTCGCAGCGCCGCAGGCGCTCACCGACGACCTGGCCGCCGGCCTTGCCTCGTTCCGTACGGACCTGATTTGTTTCGACACGAGAAGGATTTGA
- a CDS encoding IS1634 family transposase yields the protein MSSIVGKRQGGKTYYYLVESARVDGKPRIVSQQYLGSADEVTAKLAGAESGQPVRSAHKSFGDVAAVWSILERLGVAEVIDAVVPRRSDAAVSVGTYMTLATVNRVVAPRSKAAFAQWWAGTAGSRWVKAPAAALDHRRFWKAMDRLGEDELRRVETELGRRMVTEFGLDLSGLALDMTNFATFIDSANEAAPIAQRGKAKQKRVDLRLVGLALVITRDGGIPIVAHPYPGDRPDVTQFPDVLDALVARYRDLTSSIESLTVVYDAGQNSAANHAHVEESGIGFVGSLPPSDHPTLLAIGRSRYTSVDEDRYPGLRCVDTEVSALGVTRRAVLTHSPNLHAKQSRGFDQTLAKTRRQLAELQATLAGGRTRRDKAAVQAEIDRICRPRWVREVLTTTLTGETPAMLRLSWRTDTKARKRLEQRIFGKRILFTNRDHWSTAEVVAAYRSQSEVESGFRQLKDTHVVSFSPMHHWTDSKIRVHVFYCVLALAVAHLMRRQAAHAGLHLSVRALLAELADIEETVLLYHHGGKGRPRARRMLTDMTDTQHRLYDLFTLDRYAPTR from the coding sequence ATGTCGTCGATCGTGGGGAAACGTCAGGGCGGCAAGACGTACTACTACCTGGTCGAATCCGCACGGGTGGACGGTAAGCCGCGGATCGTCTCGCAGCAGTATTTGGGGAGCGCGGACGAGGTGACGGCGAAGCTGGCGGGGGCCGAGTCGGGGCAGCCGGTCCGCAGTGCGCACAAGAGCTTCGGGGATGTGGCGGCGGTGTGGTCGATCCTCGAACGCCTCGGTGTCGCTGAGGTCATCGACGCGGTCGTGCCGCGTCGGTCGGATGCGGCGGTGTCGGTGGGCACCTACATGACGTTGGCCACCGTCAACCGGGTGGTGGCACCACGGTCGAAGGCCGCGTTCGCGCAGTGGTGGGCGGGCACCGCGGGGTCCCGGTGGGTCAAGGCTCCGGCCGCCGCGCTCGATCACCGCCGGTTCTGGAAGGCGATGGACCGACTCGGCGAGGACGAGCTCCGCCGGGTCGAGACCGAACTGGGTCGGCGGATGGTCACCGAGTTCGGGCTGGACCTGTCCGGGCTGGCATTGGACATGACGAACTTCGCCACCTTCATCGACTCGGCCAACGAGGCGGCGCCGATCGCGCAACGCGGCAAGGCGAAACAGAAACGGGTTGACCTGCGGCTGGTCGGGCTGGCGTTGGTGATCACCCGCGACGGCGGCATCCCGATCGTGGCGCACCCCTACCCCGGGGACCGACCCGACGTCACCCAGTTCCCCGACGTCCTCGACGCCCTGGTGGCGCGCTACCGGGACCTGACCAGCTCTATCGAGTCGCTGACCGTGGTCTACGACGCCGGCCAGAACTCCGCCGCCAACCACGCCCACGTCGAGGAGTCGGGGATCGGGTTCGTCGGCTCCCTGCCCCCGAGCGATCATCCCACCCTGCTGGCGATCGGCAGGTCCCGCTACACCAGCGTCGACGAGGACCGGTATCCCGGCCTGCGATGTGTCGACACCGAGGTCAGTGCGCTGGGGGTGACCCGCCGGGCGGTGTTGACACACTCGCCGAACCTGCACGCCAAACAGTCCCGTGGATTCGACCAGACCCTGGCCAAGACCCGCCGACAACTCGCCGAACTGCAGGCCACCCTCGCGGGCGGGCGCACCCGCCGCGACAAGGCAGCCGTGCAGGCCGAGATCGACCGGATCTGCCGACCCCGCTGGGTGCGTGAGGTGCTCACCACCACCCTGACCGGGGAGACTCCGGCGATGCTGCGCCTGTCCTGGCGAACCGACACCAAGGCCCGGAAGCGACTGGAACAGCGGATCTTCGGCAAACGGATCCTGTTCACCAACCGAGACCACTGGAGTACCGCGGAGGTGGTGGCCGCCTACCGGTCCCAGTCCGAGGTCGAGTCCGGCTTCCGGCAACTCAAGGACACCCACGTCGTCTCGTTCTCCCCGATGCATCACTGGACCGACTCGAAGATCCGCGTCCACGTCTTCTACTGCGTCCTGGCCCTGGCCGTCGCACACCTGATGCGCCGCCAGGCCGCACACGCCGGCCTGCACCTGTCCGTGCGCGCCCTGCTCGCCGAACTCGCCGACATCGAGGAAACCGTGCTGCTCTACCACCACGGCGGCAAGGGACGCCCCCGCGCCCGCCGCATGCTCACCGACATGACCGACACCCAGCACCGCCTCTACGATCTGTTCACCCTCGACCGCTACGCCCCCACCCGATGA
- a CDS encoding TetR/AcrR family transcriptional regulator, whose amino-acid sequence MTADEHTGQSRRSARRDLVESEILAHASALFAEKGYAGTTPQEIADSVGMSRQSLYYYMSSKEDILAKLVAHMTTNLVEQMRFIEMDEDATATDKLSRVVTVIVTDRAKKPREFRLLDRSSSSLPDELTEEYLHGRREALAIVRSVIAQGIAEGEFKPVDERVAALSVLGMCNWVAWWFEPADNHPISPIAEQISDSAVSMLRRTDGPAAGPETPLDLVARLENDIAQLRRSLSD is encoded by the coding sequence GTGACTGCTGACGAACACACCGGACAATCGCGCCGTTCTGCACGGCGCGATCTGGTGGAGAGCGAGATCCTCGCGCACGCCTCGGCCTTGTTCGCAGAGAAGGGTTACGCCGGAACCACGCCGCAAGAGATCGCCGACTCGGTCGGAATGAGCCGACAATCGCTGTACTACTACATGTCCAGCAAAGAAGACATCCTCGCCAAGCTCGTCGCACATATGACGACGAACTTGGTCGAGCAAATGCGGTTCATCGAAATGGATGAAGACGCGACCGCGACAGATAAACTGTCGAGGGTCGTGACAGTAATCGTTACCGACCGAGCAAAGAAACCACGCGAATTCCGTCTACTCGACCGATCGTCATCGTCGCTGCCCGATGAACTGACAGAAGAATACTTGCACGGCAGGCGCGAAGCGCTGGCCATCGTACGATCGGTCATCGCGCAAGGAATCGCCGAGGGAGAGTTCAAACCCGTCGATGAACGCGTGGCAGCGCTGTCGGTCCTCGGCATGTGTAATTGGGTCGCGTGGTGGTTCGAGCCAGCGGACAACCATCCGATTTCACCTATCGCCGAACAAATTTCGGACAGCGCGGTATCCATGCTGCGCCGTACCGATGGCCCGGCGGCAGGTCCTGAAACACCCTTGGATCTGGTCGCCCGACTCGAGAACGATATCGCACAATTGCGGCGCTCCCTGTCCGACTGA
- a CDS encoding hydantoinase B/oxoprolinase family protein, translating to MPMPVLGSDKFISRPVDPGELNDSLKSLIPVHTVTDEQVRNIDPLTYEVVRHRLWSVTNEMGEALMRMSGSPIVTDANDFDFALSDELGQEVQVGLYNTMLVGAVDLAIYWTLQNRVVNPGIEEGDMFLCNDPWVGGGLHQNDAMVYQPIFHEGKLFAWTSAVAHQADLGGVGLGSFSPAAEDVFSEALPTPPVKVVRGNVVQEDIADMWVRRSRVPMMVGLDLRAKVGANTVGRNQLLQIIDHYGADTVKAVMKRMMNDAESRLRSKLTSVPDGKWSATGYQDQSHEGDRGVHGITVTMTKAADHLTFDFTGTDPSSGVINCTYAGLRGGIMLAVLPHLSGDIPWSTGGIMRCFDIITEEGTINNATFPAAVSRAPIGPAWLTGNLVAECLSNMLETADVTNGHVQATCCGTWDTAVIAGLDERNGASVPFLSIMMEPMAGGFGAQPHADGMDTGGLLGIPMGRVPDVEMTELMYPVLALWRREEIDSGGPGRHRGGVSASLALVPHGTSTPMGLVLASAGKAVSQNSGLSGGYPGNSGRETIIRYGGLQEMLANGQIPSTIDQLDGTTELCPCYGRTYLAPGDVFEMHWQGGGGYGDPLFREPDAVAKDVRDGYVSTDAARELYGVVLDDALAVDTNATNARRTDILSTRKSRSPQVSSYGPASPDSVTRTRRLDDNLALAETADGPGVICVHCSAVLGADHEQPLSVLTYDGKPSEAGPRIVEDTSLYVDDDVVFRQLSCPSCSAAFASSVVPTRHTDDIRWLSRALAE from the coding sequence ATGCCAATGCCAGTCCTCGGATCCGACAAGTTCATCAGCCGCCCAGTCGACCCGGGCGAACTGAATGATTCCCTCAAATCGCTCATCCCGGTGCACACCGTCACCGATGAGCAGGTCCGCAACATCGACCCCCTGACGTACGAAGTGGTACGACATCGCCTGTGGTCGGTCACCAACGAGATGGGCGAAGCTCTCATGCGTATGAGCGGCTCCCCGATCGTGACCGATGCCAACGACTTCGACTTCGCCCTGAGCGACGAACTCGGACAAGAAGTTCAGGTGGGCCTGTACAACACCATGCTCGTCGGCGCTGTCGACCTGGCCATCTACTGGACTCTGCAGAATCGCGTTGTCAACCCGGGCATCGAAGAGGGCGATATGTTCCTCTGCAACGACCCTTGGGTGGGCGGCGGACTGCACCAGAACGACGCGATGGTCTACCAGCCGATCTTCCACGAAGGCAAGCTCTTCGCCTGGACGAGCGCAGTCGCTCACCAGGCCGACCTGGGCGGTGTCGGTCTCGGGTCGTTCTCTCCGGCAGCAGAAGACGTATTCTCCGAGGCACTGCCGACCCCGCCGGTAAAGGTCGTGCGTGGCAACGTCGTGCAGGAAGACATCGCCGACATGTGGGTACGCCGCTCGCGCGTACCGATGATGGTCGGACTCGATCTGCGCGCGAAGGTCGGCGCCAACACCGTCGGCCGCAACCAGCTGTTGCAGATCATCGACCACTACGGTGCCGACACGGTCAAGGCCGTGATGAAGCGGATGATGAACGACGCCGAGTCCCGTCTGCGGAGCAAGCTGACCAGCGTGCCGGACGGCAAATGGAGCGCAACCGGATACCAGGATCAGTCCCACGAGGGCGACCGCGGCGTACATGGCATCACCGTCACCATGACCAAGGCCGCCGATCACCTGACATTCGATTTCACCGGCACCGACCCGAGCTCGGGGGTGATCAACTGCACCTACGCCGGACTGCGAGGCGGCATCATGCTGGCAGTGCTCCCCCACTTATCGGGTGATATTCCCTGGTCCACCGGCGGAATCATGCGCTGCTTCGACATCATCACCGAAGAGGGAACGATCAACAACGCAACGTTCCCCGCTGCGGTGAGCCGCGCACCGATCGGTCCTGCTTGGCTGACCGGCAACCTTGTCGCAGAGTGCCTGTCGAACATGCTCGAGACAGCGGATGTGACCAACGGGCACGTTCAGGCCACGTGTTGCGGTACGTGGGACACCGCCGTCATCGCCGGCTTGGACGAGCGCAACGGTGCCTCGGTTCCGTTTCTGTCGATCATGATGGAACCGATGGCCGGTGGTTTCGGCGCCCAGCCCCACGCCGACGGAATGGACACCGGCGGACTCCTCGGCATCCCGATGGGCCGGGTGCCCGACGTCGAGATGACCGAACTGATGTACCCGGTGCTCGCCCTCTGGCGGCGTGAAGAGATCGACTCCGGCGGCCCCGGCCGTCACCGCGGCGGCGTCAGCGCCTCGCTTGCACTCGTTCCGCACGGCACCAGTACGCCGATGGGTCTGGTGCTTGCCTCGGCAGGTAAGGCAGTGAGTCAGAACAGCGGTCTCTCCGGCGGCTATCCCGGCAACTCCGGCCGCGAGACGATCATCCGCTACGGTGGTCTGCAGGAGATGCTGGCTAACGGGCAGATCCCCTCGACCATCGACCAGCTCGACGGCACGACCGAGCTCTGCCCCTGCTATGGGCGCACCTACCTCGCGCCCGGGGATGTGTTCGAGATGCATTGGCAGGGCGGCGGCGGATACGGCGATCCACTCTTCCGCGAACCCGATGCCGTCGCCAAGGATGTTCGCGACGGCTACGTCAGCACGGACGCAGCTCGCGAACTCTATGGCGTCGTCCTCGACGACGCGCTCGCGGTGGACACAAACGCGACGAACGCGCGGCGAACGGACATCCTGTCCACGCGTAAGTCCCGCTCGCCACAGGTCTCGTCGTACGGCCCGGCTTCGCCGGATTCGGTGACGCGGACTCGTCGTCTCGACGACAACCTGGCACTGGCCGAGACCGCCGATGGTCCTGGTGTGATCTGCGTCCACTGCTCGGCGGTGCTCGGAGCGGATCACGAGCAGCCGCTGTCGGTGCTCACGTACGACGGCAAGCCCAGTGAAGCCGGACCGCGAATCGTTGAGGACACCTCCCTTTACGTCGACGACGACGTGGTGTTCCGTCAGCTGTCCTGCCCGAGCTGCTCGGCGGCGTTCGCCTCCTCGGTCGTACCGACCCGTCACACGGATGACATTCGCTGGCTGAGCCGCGCACTCGCCGAGTGA
- a CDS encoding S9 family peptidase codes for MSSDTAVDRLGAGRDVATVEMPSDVVTTVHELGAFDGAKLHGVLHRISGSTAVVTLMHPRQSLTHHPMVAWLLRAGVSVWTQDSRSVNNDINLVHEQAILDVAAGMTFLREAGFDKIVTLGHSGGGTLYAFYIEQAALEPEFRIDSTPAGRRVALSGAQMPVPDGAIFMAPHPGQGKVLLSLIDPSVADEDDPMSRIPELDMFDPANGFAPPPQSSTYSAEWLDHYRQAQYTRVERIDARAREMAKEVLDHRASFSVTGAVEDRRRSLAPRIITTYRTNADPRCIDLSLDPNDRPYGSLFGARPDLINYGLVGFGRLTTPDAWLSTWSAISSNADFVRCAAGVHVPTLYVDFSGDQAAFPSDVSRMFDALAAKDKRYESVPGQHFGQPLTKGDPTGYELAARVIEPWLKDKF; via the coding sequence ATGAGTTCCGATACCGCCGTCGACAGGCTCGGCGCCGGCCGGGATGTCGCTACCGTCGAGATGCCCAGCGACGTTGTGACGACCGTGCATGAGCTGGGGGCCTTCGACGGCGCCAAACTGCACGGCGTGCTCCACCGCATCAGCGGCTCCACGGCAGTGGTCACCCTGATGCACCCGCGGCAGTCACTGACCCACCACCCTATGGTCGCGTGGCTGCTGCGGGCTGGGGTGTCGGTGTGGACGCAGGACAGCCGGTCGGTCAACAACGATATCAATCTCGTCCACGAACAGGCCATCCTCGACGTGGCTGCAGGTATGACGTTCCTGCGCGAGGCCGGTTTCGACAAGATCGTCACACTCGGCCACTCGGGTGGAGGCACCCTGTACGCCTTCTACATCGAACAGGCAGCGCTCGAACCGGAATTCCGGATAGACAGCACACCAGCCGGCCGCCGGGTGGCGCTATCCGGGGCGCAGATGCCGGTGCCAGACGGCGCGATCTTCATGGCGCCGCACCCGGGTCAAGGCAAGGTTCTGCTCAGCCTCATCGACCCGTCGGTCGCCGACGAAGACGATCCGATGTCGCGGATCCCCGAGCTGGACATGTTCGACCCCGCCAACGGGTTCGCACCACCGCCGCAGTCGTCGACCTACTCTGCCGAATGGCTCGACCACTACCGGCAAGCGCAGTACACCCGCGTCGAGCGCATCGACGCACGCGCACGAGAGATGGCCAAAGAAGTCCTCGACCACCGGGCCTCGTTCTCGGTCACAGGAGCGGTCGAGGACCGGCGTCGATCGCTCGCCCCACGCATCATCACCACCTACCGCACAAACGCCGACCCACGCTGCATCGACCTTTCGTTGGACCCCAACGATCGGCCCTACGGTTCGTTGTTCGGTGCCCGCCCTGACCTGATCAACTACGGCCTGGTCGGCTTCGGCAGGCTCACCACACCCGACGCCTGGCTCTCGACCTGGTCCGCCATCAGCAGCAACGCCGACTTCGTCCGCTGCGCCGCAGGCGTCCACGTGCCCACCCTGTATGTCGACTTCAGCGGTGACCAGGCGGCGTTCCCATCGGACGTCAGTCGCATGTTCGATGCGCTGGCAGCGAAGGACAAACGGTACGAGTCGGTACCCGGTCAGCATTTCGGTCAGCCTCTGACCAAAGGCGATCCGACCGGATATGAACTCGCGGCGCGCGTCATTGAGCCGTGGTTGAAAGATAAGTTCTGA